The Micropterus dolomieu isolate WLL.071019.BEF.003 ecotype Adirondacks linkage group LG20, ASM2129224v1, whole genome shotgun sequence genome has a segment encoding these proteins:
- the cebpa gene encoding CCAAT/enhancer-binding protein alpha, with protein sequence MELSNLYEVAPRPLMSSLSHGQQPSSGYRDPAELGGEIGDSETSIDLSAYIDPSAFNDDFLADLFHHSSRQDKLKIMNGEYDSVPCGPGSQQLYMSNYMESKLEPLYEHNPPRIRPVAIKQEPRDDEDLNPGMPPTYHHPHPHSQQYSQHSQQQQQQQPHLQYQIAHCAQTTMHLQPGHPTPPPTPVPSPHQHHHHHQHPHQHQHQQQGGMKLLEHQRGGGKHKKHVDKNSPEYRLRRERNNVAVRKSRDKAKIRNIETQQKVVELTTDNDRLRRRVEHLTRELDTLRGIFRQLPDGSFKPMGS encoded by the coding sequence ATGGAGCTCTCTAACTTGTATGAGGTCGCGCCCCGGCCCCTGATGAGCAGCCTAAGCCACGGCCAGCAGCCCTCCTCCGGCTACAGAGATCCGGCCGAACTCGGCGGTGAGATCGGAGACAGCGAGACCTCCATCGACCTGAGCGCCTACATCGACCCGTCGGCTTTCAACGACGACTTCTTGGCTGACCTGTTCCACCACAGCTCCCGGCAGGACAAGCTCAAGATCATGAACGGAGAGTACGACTCGGTGCCGTGCGGCCCGGGGTCCCAGCAGCTCTACATGTCCAACTACATGGAGTCCAAGCTGGAGCCGCTCTACGAGCACAACCCGCCGCGCATCCGACCGGTGGCCATCAAGCAGGAGCCCCGGGACGACGAGGACCTGAACCCGGGCATGCCTCCCACATACCACCACCCGCACCCGCATTCCCAGCAGTATTCCCAGCattcccagcagcagcagcagcagcagccacaccTCCAGTACCAGATTGCGCACTGCGCGCAGACCACCATGCACCTCCAGCCGGGCCACCCGACCCCTCCGCCGACCCCGGTGCCCAGCCCccaccagcaccaccaccatcaccaacaCCCGCACCAGCACCAGCACCAGCAGCAGGGCGGCATGAAGCTGCTGGAGCACCAACGGGGAGGCGGGAAACACAAGAAGCACGTCGACAAGAACAGCCCGGAGTACCGGCTGAGGCGCGAGCGCAACAACGTGGCCGTGCGCAAGAGCCGGGACAAGGCCAAGATCCGCAACATAGAGACGCAGCAGAAGGTGGTGGAGCTGACCACCGACAACGACAGACTGAGGCGGAGGGTGGAGCACCTGACCCGCGAGCTGGACACGTTACGGGGCATCTTCAGACAGCTGCCGGACGGATCCTTCAAACCCATGGGCAGCTGA